Proteins co-encoded in one Amaranthus tricolor cultivar Red isolate AtriRed21 chromosome 7, ASM2621246v1, whole genome shotgun sequence genomic window:
- the LOC130818584 gene encoding uncharacterized protein LOC130818584 — protein sequence MHWVNPAENGIGSCNGINVLQRSPVFDDLLNGRAPQVQFDVNGNTYNKGYYLTDGIYPKWATFIDAITAPQTHKQRLFTQRQESARKDVECAFGVLQARFAMIRKPTLAWSVPMLWKIMMTCIIIYNMIVEDECDTYVDYKDPQEFAQEQPGNVAGSSSLNGITFSVTPGRYDNRNFTTLLPTREEIGDRHIDMSLKSDLVEHMREKVWKLLCRLILE from the coding sequence GATCTTGCAACGGCATAAATGTACTCCAGCGTTCGCCGGTTTTTGACGACCTTCTCAACGGTCGAGCTCCACAAGTCCAGTTCGACGTGAATGGAAATACCTACAACAAAGGGTACTATCTCACAGATGGAATTTATCCAAAATGGGCAACCTTTATTGATGCTATAACCGCTCCCCAAACCCATAAACAAAGGTTGTTCACTCAACGTCAAGAAAGTGCACGAAAGGATGTTGAATGTGCCTTTGGTGTACTACAAGCTCGATTTGCAATGATTCGAAAACCTACTTTAGCATGGAGTGTGCCAATGCTATGGAAAATTATGATGACATGTATCATTATCTACAATATGATTGTGGAAGACGAGTGCGATACTTATGTTGATTATAAAGATCCACAAGAGTTCGCTCAAGAACAACCTGGAAATGTAGCAGGATCATCAAGCTTAAATGGTATAACATTTTCTGTCACTCCCGGACGATATGATAATCGTAATTTTACGACACTCTTACCTACAAGAGAAGAGATTGGTGATAGACATATAGATATGTCTTTAAAGAGTGATTTGGTAGAGCATATGCGGGAAAAAGTTTGGAAACTCCTATGCAGACTAATTTTGGAATAG
- the LOC130817908 gene encoding protein RETICULATA-RELATED 3, chloroplastic-like, protein MASSMASHLHYSHTHHLPFSPLSPNRIISFNSISFPSNQNLNLKLNSTFNHNLNLCFSSNGDGGAGFIGGNSGGGGDGGDSSSNSDKNDGNSSFWENLGFIGMFIKGWKSRVSADPQFPFKVLMEELVGVTSCVIGDMASRPNFGLNELDFVFSTLVVGSILNFVLMYLLAPTASMASSSLPSIFAGCPQSHMFEPGSFGLMARCGTFVYKGALFAAVGFAAGLVGTAISNGLITMRKKMDPDFKTPNKPPPTLLNAVTWALHMGLSSNFRYQTLNGVEFLLAKATPPAVFKSSVVVLRCLNNVLGGMSFVILARLTGSQSVKSEAPVEADTAVGLVEGKEKLVDQSS, encoded by the coding sequence ATGGCGTCTTCCATGGCTTCTCATCTCCATTATTCCCACACTCATCATCTCCCGTTCTCTCCTCTTTCTCCAAATCGCATCATTTCATTTAATTCAATCTCTTTCCCTTCAAATCAAAACCTTAATCTCAAATTAAATTCCACTTTCAATCATAATCTCAACCTATGCTTCTCTTCCAATGGAGACGGTGGTGCAGGATTCATTGGCGGAAACAGCGGGGGAGGTGGCGATGGCGGAGATTCATCCTCTAATTCCGATAAAAACGATGGAAACTCATCATTTTGGGAAAATCTTGGGTTTATCGGAATGTTCATAAAAGGATGGAAATCTAGGGTTTCAGCAGATCCACAGTTTCCGTTCAAAGTGTTGATGGAAGAATTAGTTGGCGTTACATCATGCGTGATTGGAGACATGGCATCAAGACCTAATTTCGGATTAAACGAACTCGATTTTGTTTTTTCTACTTTAGTTGTTGGATCTATTCTCAATTTTGTCCTTATGTATCTTTTAGCACCAACTGCATCCATGGCTTCTTCTTCACTTCCATCAATTTTCGCAGGTTGTCCGCAAAGCCATATGTTTGAACCCGGATCATTTGGGCTTATGGCCCGTTGTGGTACCTTTGTTTACAAAGGGGCTTTGTTTGCTGCTGTTGGATTTGCTGCTGGGCTTGTTGGTACTGCAATCTCGAATGGGTTAATTACAATGAGAAAGAAAATGGACCCGGATTTCAAAACCCCGAATAAACCACCTCCTACATTGCTAAATGCTGTTACATGGGCACTTCATATGGGTTTGAGTAGTAATTTTAGGTACCAAACATTGAATGGGGTTGAGTTTTTGCTTGCTAAGGCTACACCCCCTGCTGTGTTTAAGTCATCCGTGGTGGTTTTAAGGTGTTTAAACAATGTACTTGGTGGAATGTCATTTGTGATTTTGGCCCGATTGACAGGTTCTCAGAGTGTTAAATCAGAGGCCCCGGTTGAGGCTGACACGGCTGTTGGGTTGGTGGAAGGAAAGGAGAAGTTGGTTGATCAGTCGTCGTAA